The Phycisphaerae bacterium genome has a segment encoding these proteins:
- the nadB gene encoding L-aspartate oxidase, translating to MAGQPELRRYLVNVDSAATHQLFTDCLVVGAGIAGLRAAIEAAQRCSVIILCKDSLQESNTWKAQGGIAAVLNKTDTFESHITDTLNTGCGLCNEEIVDSVVRQGPELIRQLINWGAKFDFTDGLIAATREGGHSQARIAHAHGDETGRIIAETLINKVRENPNIKIIENFYAIDLITNDENQCLGIIGCDNRGPQIIWAANTILSTGGAGMLYRETTNPAIATADGIAMAYRAGAVLQDLEFMQFHPTTLYIAGASRALITEALRGEGAILIDCNGSAFMKEYDDAAELAPRDIVSRAILSQMLKTNSTHVYLDVRHLDKKHFTKRFPTISELCESFDIDVSCDLIPVRPSAHYIIGGIKTDAQARTNIANLYACGEVASTGLHGANRLGSNSLPEGLVFGKIAGTAACENIKIDISNVKHPLIKYQIPLSDRSRLDTADIRNSLRALMWRNVGIIRKAQPLKEAQEIIKFWNRYVMDKVFDAPPGWECQNMLTVCLLMARAAESRQESRGVHFRSDFPKIDDVHFKKHFEIRRAK from the coding sequence AAGACGTTATCTCGTAAATGTCGATTCTGCCGCGACTCACCAGCTTTTCACTGATTGCCTAGTGGTTGGTGCAGGCATCGCCGGCCTTCGCGCTGCCATCGAAGCGGCTCAGCGATGCAGCGTCATCATCCTCTGCAAAGACTCCCTGCAGGAAAGCAACACATGGAAGGCACAGGGCGGCATCGCTGCGGTGCTTAACAAAACAGATACCTTCGAATCACATATAACCGATACGCTTAATACAGGCTGCGGCCTGTGTAATGAAGAAATAGTCGATTCGGTTGTTCGGCAGGGACCGGAATTAATCCGGCAGCTAATTAACTGGGGCGCAAAATTTGATTTTACCGATGGTCTCATTGCCGCTACACGAGAAGGTGGACACTCTCAAGCCCGTATCGCTCACGCCCACGGCGATGAAACAGGACGCATCATCGCGGAAACCCTCATAAATAAGGTCAGGGAAAATCCGAATATAAAAATAATAGAAAACTTTTACGCAATCGACTTAATCACAAATGATGAAAACCAGTGTCTGGGAATCATCGGCTGCGACAATCGCGGCCCGCAGATAATCTGGGCCGCAAACACTATTCTTTCCACGGGCGGTGCTGGTATGCTCTACCGCGAAACTACCAACCCCGCTATTGCAACCGCCGACGGCATCGCTATGGCTTACCGCGCGGGTGCCGTTCTGCAGGACCTCGAATTTATGCAGTTCCACCCGACGACCCTCTATATCGCCGGCGCCTCGCGTGCCCTCATCACAGAAGCCCTCCGCGGCGAAGGGGCAATCCTTATAGATTGTAACGGCTCGGCCTTTATGAAGGAATATGACGACGCCGCAGAACTCGCCCCGCGGGACATCGTCAGCAGGGCCATCCTCTCACAGATGCTTAAAACCAACTCCACTCACGTCTATCTCGACGTCCGCCATCTCGATAAAAAACATTTCACAAAAAGGTTTCCTACGATTAGCGAATTGTGCGAAAGTTTTGACATAGACGTCAGCTGCGATTTGATTCCAGTCCGCCCCAGCGCTCACTATATTATTGGCGGCATAAAAACCGATGCGCAGGCAAGAACAAACATCGCAAATCTTTACGCCTGCGGCGAGGTCGCCTCCACAGGCCTGCACGGCGCTAATCGGCTCGGCAGCAACTCCCTGCCCGAAGGATTGGTCTTCGGAAAAATAGCGGGAACAGCCGCTTGTGAAAACATAAAAATTGATATCTCTAACGTCAAACACCCGCTGATAAAATATCAGATTCCGCTTTCAGACCGCTCTCGCCTGGATACCGCCGACATCAGAAACTCGCTCAGGGCACTTATGTGGCGAAACGTCGGAATCATAAGAAAAGCCCAGCCGCTCAAAGAGGCCCAGGAAATTATCAAATTCTGGAACCGTTATGTGATGGACAAAGTCTTCGATGCGCCCCCCGGCTGGGAATGTCAGAATATGCTCACCGTCTGCCTCCTGATGGCCCGAGCCGCCGAATCAAGGCAGGAAAGCAGGGGCGTCCACTTCAGAAGCGATTTCCCGAAAATCGACGATGTTCACTTCAAAAAACATTTCGAAATTAGGCGGGCGAAATAA